A stretch of DNA from Kwoniella mangroviensis CBS 8507 chromosome 1 map unlocalized Ctg01, whole genome shotgun sequence:
GGGGACTTCGGATGAAGGGGTGGAAAGGATGATCTCGATGTGGCATGGGTGACCTTGGTATGGGTTGCTACAAATGGTCATTAGCATTGCATGTCGGTTCCACGTTTATAAGTGGCAATGGTACTTACATTCTACCGTGAGCTCTGTAGGTTCTTCGTCGGGTCTTAGGAGCTTGTTGGACAACGatgttcttgatgatcaaATCCTCAACTTCGAGATCCTTGGCATCGGCGTTGGATTCGGCGTTTTTGAGAAGACGGAGGATGAATTGAACAGACTTTTCGGGCCATCGTCCTATAAATCACACACCATACAGATTAGCATGAATCCCTCCCTCCATTCCAGATTATGCTTCCAAACCCACCCTTAGTAGTCTTGAATTGTTTAGCTTGGGAAGCTCGACCAATACCACCGGCGAAACGTCTGAAGGGGATGACTTGTTTGTGGTCTTGAACATCGGCAAGGTAGGTGTAGGCCTTCTTAAGGTTCATACCTATTACCAAGGAATCCGATATCAGCACCTCCGTTCTTTATCCTGCCCTGTCACATCGCAAGCGAATATAGCCCACCTGAAAGGGCAGCGGCGACCTCTCGCATGTTCTTGAAGTGAGTTCGGACATACTCTCCTCGAGCCTT
This window harbors:
- a CDS encoding 60S ribosomal protein uL22; translated protein: MPNQQVRYASAHVVAGNPEKFAKARGEYVRTHFKNMREVAAALSGMNLKKAYTYLADVQDHKQVIPFRRFAGGIGRASQAKQFKTTKGRWPEKSVQFILRLLKNAESNADAKDLEVEDLIIKNIVVQQAPKTRRRTYRAHGRINPYQGHPCHIEIILSTPSSEVPRAKDLDVTSSSKKGKTVAAIEA